The following DNA comes from Caldisericia bacterium.
TTCCAACTTACTATACACAACCCAGAAGAATCTGTTTAGGTATTGATTTAACAAGAGTTTCAATAATGATTGCTCTTATAGAGAAATTTTTCAAATTAAATCTTTCAAAATTTGATATTTTTGTTAATGTAACAGGAGGGATTAAAATTGAAGAAAGATCGTCAGACTTACCTTTAATTATTTCAATATACTCATCCCTCATGAATTTACCAACATCAAATATTGTTTCATTTGGAGAAGTAGGATTGAGCGGAGAAATAAGACCTGTTTCATTTATAAAAAGGAGAATTTTAGAAAGTATAAAACTTGGTTTCAAAAATTTTATAGTACCTAATTTTTCAAAAAATGATATAAAATTAAGTAAGGAGGTTAATTTAATAGAAATATGTAACATTAACGAATTAAAAGATGTATTAAAAAAAGGAGTTTAATAATGAAGAAATTTTGGATTTTTTTTAGGTATTTTTTTTCATTTTTAGGTGGGATTATAGGAGTTTTCATATCATATAAATTTTTGTTTTTTTTAACTAACTTAATAAATCTTAATTTTTTAATAATTTACTTTATTTTCTTTTTACTTTTTTTCTTTATATTTTTCCTTCTTTCACCACCTTTTACAAAATTATTAATTTTTATAGGAAAAAAAATTAACACTTTTTTTTCTTCTCTATCTCTTCCAGAATTATTTCTTGGATTATTTTCTGTTTTAATAGCACTAATAATTTCTTTTCTTTTATACTCTTTAATTTCAAAAATTCCATTAATTGGTATTTATCTTGGAGTAGCAGTTGGTCTATTTGTATTTGGAATTGTTGTTTGGGCAATACTTTCAAGAAAAACAGAAATTATTGATTCTATAAAAAGTTTAGGAAGAGGTGGAGAGGATAAATTACAAAAAGAAAAAAAGTTTTTTAATAAATATATATTAGATACATCAGCAATAATTGATGGAAGAATTTTAGAACTTATACAATTAAATTTTATAGATGGTAGAGTTTATATTCCAATTTTTATCTTAGAAGAATTACATCTTGTTGCTGATTCTGAGGATCAATCAAAAAGAATAAGAGGAAGAAGAGGTCTTGAAATTCTTGATAGACTAAAAGATGAATATCCAGATAAAGTTAAAATTCTTGAAGAAAGAGGTGAAATATTACCAATTGATACAAAATTAATAGATCTTGCTAAGAAATTAAAGGCAAAATTAATAACAACTGATTATAATTTAACACAGGTTTGCAGAACAAGAGATGTGCCAGTTTTAAATATTAACGAATTAGCCTTTT
Coding sequences within:
- a CDS encoding PIN domain-containing protein gives rise to the protein MKKFWIFFRYFFSFLGGIIGVFISYKFLFFLTNLINLNFLIIYFIFFLLFFFIFFLLSPPFTKLLIFIGKKINTFFSSLSLPELFLGLFSVLIALIISFLLYSLISKIPLIGIYLGVAVGLFVFGIVVWAILSRKTEIIDSIKSLGRGGEDKLQKEKKFFNKYILDTSAIIDGRILELIQLNFIDGRVYIPIFILEELHLVADSEDQSKRIRGRRGLEILDRLKDEYPDKVKILEERGEILPIDTKLIDLAKKLKAKLITTDYNLTQVCRTRDVPVLNINELAFSLRKVVLPGERLEIKIIKEGKERNQGVGYLDDGTMVVVEEGKYYIGKKVLIEVTSFLQGPTGTMIFGDLLKDDRDSNSWRR